The following nucleotide sequence is from Halobacterium noricense.
GCCGGGGACACTCCTCGATGACGACGAGCGCGGCAGCAACTATGAGGACGTCACCGTTGACGGCGACGACTACCTCCTTGTCGAACGGCGTGGCGAGGACCTGATCGTCGTCGACGTCGACGAGTGGATGATTCAGCGCCTCGACGGCGCCGCGTCTATCGCGAGCGATGGGGCGCGAATCGAGGAACCGGAGGCTCCGAGTCAGTTGCCGAAGTATCTCCGTGAGGGCCTGCAGAAGCAGGACGCGGATGATTTGCGGGTGGTTGCGGAGTTCGCGGAAGAGTTGGCGGCGTATCGCGAGCAACGCCAGCAGCGCGCGCTCGAAGCGAACGCGGACCGCGACGTCGACGACGTCCCCGACGAGTGGGAGGATGACGAGTGGGAAGATGAGCTCGAGGAAGCCCGCGAGAAAGCCGACCTCTCGGAGACGAAGGGGACGTTGACGACGAAAACCATCGAGAATCGGGACTACTACTACCTGCAGTGGCGGGAGGGAGACAAGATCCGGAGCCAGTACGTCGCCCCCGTGGTGCCCGCGAATTCCAGCTAACCAACACCGACCACCTTGTTTACCCTTCGTTGGTTAGCCTCTAAAGTCCTCAATACCAGTAGTTGCCAACGGTTTCTTTACCCGATGGATGTGGTGAAACGCCCGGTCATTACAACCAGTTGTCTGACTTTCTACGCAACCCTACCGGTCACCGTAGACCCGAGCGTGGATCGCTGAAGAACCACGTCCAGGGGTACGCGGGTTGAAAACCGTTCAGCACCGCCAAATACGGAAAAGTTTGAGCGAGGTTTAGGTCGCCTGGTTGTCCAGCGTGACTTCCTCTTGCGTGATAACCGTTCGCGTGCCTTCGCTGCCAATCCCGATAACAGTCACTTGCAGAGTCACCTCCTGGTTATTATCATCACCTGCAGTAATGGTGCCATCGGAGGAACCATCCTCCTCGTCACTATTATATTGGATTGTTGCGGAGTCACCGACCTGATTGAGAGTGACATTCTTGTTGACATCCTCAGCCGACACGTTCAGGCTGGATGCGGTGCCTTCGCTAATCCAGGTAACGGTTGCAGTGCCGTCATTTTCGCTCACGTCGACGCCGGCTTGGACGGACTCGTTGACGGAGCCACCGAAGCCGAGCACGAAGCTGGCGATGACGGCGGCGAGAATAACGGTGATAGCAACCATGAGGATAACTCCGATGACTGGCGACACACCGCGTTCGTCTCGGTCCGGAATCTCAAGTGTAACCTTCTTCATATATTTGGTGTGCACGCAACCCAAAGGGATACGGTGGCACCCCACGAACAAACTCGTGGAGCTCGCCCCTCCGTTTTCCCGGTTGGATTCGCGCGTAGAATGATGTATCAACCGCGCATACTTAAAGGACACCACCAATTAACGAGTTACGAACCAAAGCAATCACACCAGATTCCGACGGATGGCCCTCCCTACACCACAAGCGCTCGCCCGAACGTACCGCACACCTGGATACGAAGACCCGTGGGAGTGCGTTACGGACTACCAGCGCGTGCTCGAATACACGACCGAGCACCCGAACCATGGGAGCAGTGCAGTAGCCACTCGGCTCAACTTACCGCGCAGTCGCATCCGGCCATGGATGAACGATAGTCGCCCCGACGTCGTGCGGGGCATTCAAACAGCAGAAGCGAACGGCTGGCTTGCCGACCACGCCACCCCCGAAACAACAACGGCACTCGTTGCGCTCGCTGCGTGGGCGCTCAGCGGCGGCAGCATCAACCACGGTGAGGGTGGCGCGCACGTGTACTTCTCC
It contains:
- a CDS encoding type IV pilin, which encodes MVAITVILAAVIASFVLGFGGSVNESVQAGVDVSENDGTATVTWISEGTASSLNVSAEDVNKNVTLNQVGDSATIQYNSDEEDGSSDGTITAGDDNNQEVTLQVTVIGIGSEGTRTVITQEEVTLDNQAT